In Cyanobium sp. WAJ14-Wanaka, the following are encoded in one genomic region:
- a CDS encoding sugar phosphate isomerase/epimerase — translation MVLIGAHTFAWSPGITDGELQSLMPRLAGSSVDFVELASYDLAGLTPALVSRLSAEHGLPVTLCSGLPRGLSLASADGAIRRGAQDHVRRLLEFAQACGALKLSGPIHGDLSSPAAEPSSADDRHRLIDSYLELRHDLAQAGIPFSIEPLNRYQSSLLNTFEQVSEVCRAVDLAHVGILVDIFHANMEQGHLYQDLASHRAGTTHVHLCGANRGPLGQCHLDWPELLSWLATFPATMLVSIETFDPSHPVIARRTRSWRSFGADSETIVLEGARFLKHRLGLLPP, via the coding sequence ATGGTGCTGATCGGAGCCCACACCTTTGCCTGGTCGCCAGGTATTACCGATGGCGAGCTCCAATCGCTGATGCCCAGGTTGGCGGGTTCCTCTGTCGACTTTGTGGAACTTGCCAGTTACGACCTGGCCGGTCTGACGCCTGCGCTGGTTAGTCGCCTTTCCGCTGAGCACGGTCTGCCGGTGACGCTCTGTTCAGGTTTACCCAGGGGTCTCAGTCTGGCCAGTGCCGATGGGGCCATTCGCCGTGGCGCCCAGGACCACGTGCGGCGTCTTTTGGAGTTTGCCCAGGCCTGCGGAGCTTTGAAGCTCTCCGGCCCGATCCACGGGGATCTTTCCAGCCCCGCGGCGGAGCCCTCCTCCGCCGATGATCGCCATCGGTTAATTGATAGCTATCTGGAGCTGCGCCACGACCTGGCCCAGGCCGGGATTCCCTTCAGTATTGAGCCCCTCAATCGCTATCAGAGCAGCTTGCTTAACACCTTCGAGCAGGTGTCAGAGGTTTGCCGCGCCGTCGATCTTGCCCACGTTGGGATCCTGGTCGACATTTTTCACGCCAACATGGAGCAGGGCCACCTTTATCAAGATCTGGCCAGCCATCGAGCCGGCACCACCCACGTGCATCTCTGTGGTGCCAACCGTGGACCCCTAGGCCAATGCCACCTTGATTGGCCCGAGTTGCTGAGCTGGTTAGCCACCTTTCCGGCCACCATGCTGGTAAGCATTGAAACCTTCGATCCCAGCCACCCTGTGATTGCACGGCGCACGCGCAGTTGGCGCTCCTTCGGTGCTGATTCGGAAACGATCGTGCTCGAGGGTGCACGCTTCCTCAAGCATCGACTGGGGCTTCTGCCCCCCTGA
- a CDS encoding alpha/beta fold hydrolase → MAAESFPATAQHRYDQVGELRFHSVEDGEGPVLLLLAGWPQTCFAWRRVMPLLSADYRVIALDLKGQGETSLALESNFSIEAVAAEVEAYLSYRQIDSLTLVGHDVGAWVAYALSVLHPHRLTSSLLLDAALIGLAPTEAYMPRPGSRTWQFHFHAMAEMPELLTAGREAEYLGWYFRTKSAVAGAMTVEAVSHYVQAYSRPGAMTAGFNFYRAVEANRAFAEAHREHRFERPLVVYGGEKATADNFLRSLQACDPAVSGGVLPGCGHYLPEEAPEAVAELIKTVSRKG, encoded by the coding sequence ATGGCTGCTGAGAGTTTTCCTGCCACAGCCCAGCATCGCTACGACCAGGTGGGAGAGCTGCGCTTCCATTCCGTGGAGGACGGCGAAGGCCCCGTGCTGTTGCTACTGGCCGGCTGGCCCCAGACCTGCTTCGCTTGGCGCCGGGTCATGCCCCTGCTCAGTGCTGACTATCGCGTGATTGCCCTTGATCTGAAGGGCCAGGGTGAGACGAGCCTTGCCCTGGAGAGCAACTTCAGCATTGAGGCGGTGGCCGCTGAGGTCGAGGCCTACCTCAGCTACAGGCAGATCGATTCTTTAACTCTGGTTGGCCACGATGTGGGGGCCTGGGTGGCCTATGCCCTGTCGGTGCTCCATCCCCATCGGCTCACCAGCAGCTTGTTGTTGGATGCGGCCCTGATTGGCCTGGCCCCAACGGAGGCCTACATGCCCAGGCCTGGCTCGCGCACCTGGCAGTTCCACTTCCACGCCATGGCCGAGATGCCCGAGCTGCTTACCGCTGGCCGCGAGGCCGAATATTTGGGTTGGTATTTCCGCACCAAATCAGCGGTGGCCGGTGCCATGACAGTTGAGGCAGTTTCCCACTATGTGCAGGCCTACAGCCGCCCCGGAGCGATGACCGCCGGCTTCAACTTTTACCGCGCCGTTGAAGCTAATCGGGCCTTCGCCGAGGCCCACCGTGAGCATCGATTCGAACGTCCGCTGGTGGTTTACGGGGGTGAAAAGGCCACCGCAGATAATTTTCTCCGTTCTCTGCAGGCCTGCGATCCCGCCGTTAGCGGCGGTGTGTTGCCCGGTTGCGGCCACTATCTGCCAGAGGAGGCGCCCGAGGCCGTTGCTGAATTGATTAAAACCGTGTCCCGCAAGGGCTAA
- a CDS encoding putative quinol monooxygenase produces the protein MATRLLALAVVLVMGLWGVQPSLAASNEQVRVVGRLPMQLSTTERQEFEHQTMDLAKITRAEDGVIQYSCNADIEKPGTYVFDEIWPSEQALNDHLNTDHFKQWWAWVEPHLNGDLVINIADTRQFHSVS, from the coding sequence TTGGCAACCAGACTGCTGGCACTGGCAGTGGTGCTGGTAATGGGCCTGTGGGGGGTGCAGCCAAGCCTGGCCGCCAGCAACGAACAGGTAAGGGTGGTCGGCAGGCTGCCAATGCAGCTTAGCACCACTGAAAGGCAGGAATTTGAACACCAAACCATGGACCTGGCCAAAATCACCCGGGCCGAGGATGGGGTAATCCAGTACTCCTGTAATGCCGACATTGAGAAGCCCGGCACCTACGTGTTCGATGAGATCTGGCCGAGCGAACAGGCCCTTAACGACCATCTCAACACAGACCATTTCAAACAGTGGTGGGCCTGGGTTGAACCCCACCTAAATGGAGATCTGGTAATCAACATCGCCGATACAAGACAATTCCATAGCGTCTCCTAA
- a CDS encoding alpha-amylase family glycosyl hydrolase, giving the protein MEWGKYWGGNLQGIIDKVEYLKALGVTAVWLSPLFEQVDDMQFNRAPMHGYWARDFKRINPRFLPQGESASLGSSETLKRLVETLHDSGIKLILDVVCNHSSPDINGSKGIVLDDGKPFANFHSDEANLYHHNPEITDWQDEYQLINHEMCGLATFNENNINFRNYIKDAIKAWIDIGVDALRVDTLKHMPLWFWQEFTIDIKRHKPEIFLFGEYGFSKPWDQRSVAYANHSGMSILDFGLCDAIRFAFSNQQPGGFKLIEKVLAMDEVYKRANELVTFIDNHDMPRFLSIVSDSKKLDLALVLLMTLRGVPCLFYGTEQYLHNNTDGGEDPYNRPMMECWDQNSRPYQLISRLVQLRRTNQSLTMGNHQQRYVDQSLYAFSRHYRDSHVLVILNQGSATQISLNETGLPNGLHTCKLTGEVLEQKNGLINNVAMPEYSARVFSVEGLRVQGQVVGVFQLNGYHSQPGQRIAITGSCPELGEWDHSLSYGMEYVNSNTWIAEVAFNASAGVSIAFKFVVMNQNRAEVIENIVSRNQLLPNQGRIKLDCIWNDD; this is encoded by the coding sequence ATGGAATGGGGTAAGTACTGGGGCGGCAATCTACAGGGAATCATCGACAAAGTTGAATACCTCAAGGCCCTAGGAGTAACCGCCGTATGGCTTTCACCGCTATTTGAGCAGGTGGATGACATGCAGTTCAACCGAGCACCAATGCACGGCTATTGGGCACGCGACTTCAAACGGATCAACCCACGCTTCCTTCCCCAGGGGGAGTCGGCCAGCCTGGGAAGCTCAGAGACCCTGAAAAGACTGGTGGAAACCCTCCATGACTCAGGCATCAAATTGATATTAGACGTGGTCTGCAACCACAGCTCACCAGACATAAATGGGAGCAAGGGAATTGTGCTTGATGATGGAAAACCATTTGCCAACTTCCACAGCGACGAGGCAAACCTATATCACCACAACCCAGAAATCACAGACTGGCAAGATGAATACCAACTGATCAACCATGAAATGTGTGGCCTAGCCACATTCAACGAAAATAATATCAACTTCAGAAATTACATCAAAGATGCCATCAAAGCCTGGATAGACATTGGGGTTGATGCCCTTCGGGTGGACACCCTCAAGCATATGCCCTTATGGTTTTGGCAGGAATTCACAATAGACATCAAACGCCACAAACCTGAAATATTCCTATTTGGAGAATACGGGTTTAGCAAACCCTGGGATCAACGATCAGTTGCATACGCCAATCACAGCGGCATGTCAATCTTGGACTTTGGCCTCTGTGATGCCATTCGCTTTGCCTTTTCAAACCAGCAACCGGGAGGGTTTAAACTGATAGAGAAGGTATTGGCCATGGATGAGGTCTACAAACGTGCCAACGAATTGGTGACGTTCATAGACAACCACGACATGCCTCGATTTCTATCCATTGTAAGCGACTCCAAAAAACTTGACCTGGCATTGGTGTTACTAATGACACTACGCGGAGTGCCATGCCTTTTCTATGGAACAGAACAATACCTCCACAACAACACTGACGGAGGGGAGGATCCCTACAACCGACCGATGATGGAATGCTGGGATCAGAACAGCCGTCCATACCAATTAATCAGCAGGCTTGTTCAGCTACGCCGTACAAACCAGTCCCTAACAATGGGAAACCACCAGCAGCGATATGTGGACCAAAGTCTCTATGCCTTCAGCCGCCACTATCGCGACAGCCATGTGCTCGTAATATTAAACCAAGGATCAGCCACCCAAATTAGCCTGAACGAAACTGGCCTGCCAAATGGTTTACATACCTGCAAGCTCACTGGAGAGGTGCTAGAGCAAAAAAATGGCCTCATCAACAACGTGGCCATGCCAGAGTATTCCGCAAGGGTGTTCAGTGTGGAGGGCCTAAGGGTGCAGGGCCAGGTGGTAGGGGTATTTCAGTTAAACGGATACCACAGCCAGCCTGGTCAACGGATCGCAATCACAGGCAGTTGTCCCGAGCTGGGCGAATGGGACCACAGCCTGAGTTACGGCATGGAGTATGTAAACAGCAACACATGGATTGCGGAAGTTGCCTTCAACGCCTCTGCCGGGGTCTCGATCGCGTTTAAATTTGTGGTAATGAATCAAAACAGAGCTGAAGTTATAGAAAATATTGTGAGCCGAAATCAATTATTACCCAACCAAGGCCGAATAAAGCTGGATTGCATCTGGAATGACGATTAA
- a CDS encoding PP2C family protein-serine/threonine phosphatase: MAPINQRPQRSDTSWVTDKPIIKNLDLNKIRARTLAGPKSLRSQLIVSIWAGLAVILIPINIATDIHYTKKATLETQKLLVEQGSFVYFGITKWRESTKQLLEILSFAPPIRKLDQDETEQIFDRLNILFPYRSWRLWSRDGDLLVGTNVTKPVTRKYAFSRSYFLKSRQGEPAYGIYQNCIIGQPCYVESVPVYAPGVSSVSTSSSIPSGVLSIAIGLSDTPKDSGLGLVFNQIVKIMDSDGKDSGALDAHWNTPISLQNNDFTGLEVMMVSRDGYVIFPESSVNDKVSLQTPAEISKGPWGPFVKVALHAGVRGNFGETESEGRDYFVYSKKIDSQWSMVAITDKESSYATVRHQIMEQLAYQLITLLGATIVIALVCRKAAEPIQLAASTIKEFSSGNFEARIATIRKDEIGKLFEDINQTGYNLRRLLTSQLEHAVTDQQIQTATNIQKSFVIEDLPSSEHVELAADFDPAYDIGADWYDAVDSGDITYVVIADVCDKGIASALFMSVFRSLIRYSLLDEDKELAYQGLERSLDDAITQVNNYMATNHAGSSMFATLFLGAFEKSKNQLSYVCAGHESPIIVRELGVLDELKTTGPAIGIFDGAKYEVNTTDLQPGQLLFTYTDGLVDSRSPSDKSFGLEGVKGVLANVDPKETTAKSLLDQMTETVSQHRADAEQFDDLTMLVMKIK; encoded by the coding sequence ATGGCCCCTATCAATCAACGCCCCCAGCGATCAGATACAAGCTGGGTAACCGATAAGCCAATCATTAAGAATTTAGATCTTAATAAAATTAGGGCTAGAACCCTTGCCGGTCCAAAATCTCTGCGTAGCCAGCTGATAGTAAGCATCTGGGCGGGCTTGGCAGTAATTTTAATTCCGATCAATATTGCCACAGATATTCACTATACAAAAAAGGCGACACTAGAAACCCAGAAACTGCTTGTTGAGCAAGGCTCTTTCGTATATTTTGGGATCACAAAGTGGAGGGAAAGCACAAAGCAGCTACTTGAGATACTTTCATTTGCGCCGCCAATTAGAAAGCTTGATCAGGATGAAACCGAGCAAATTTTTGACCGATTAAATATTCTTTTTCCCTATAGATCTTGGCGGCTCTGGAGCAGAGATGGCGACCTGCTTGTTGGCACTAATGTAACAAAACCTGTCACGAGAAAGTACGCATTTTCCAGGTCATATTTCCTTAAATCAAGGCAGGGGGAGCCTGCTTATGGAATCTACCAGAACTGCATTATTGGACAGCCTTGTTATGTGGAAAGTGTTCCAGTTTATGCACCAGGGGTTAGTTCTGTCTCCACAAGTTCGTCTATTCCCTCCGGAGTTTTGAGTATTGCCATAGGCCTCAGCGATACCCCTAAGGATTCCGGTCTTGGACTTGTTTTTAATCAAATCGTAAAAATTATGGATTCTGATGGCAAAGATAGTGGTGCACTAGATGCGCATTGGAATACACCTATATCTTTGCAAAATAATGACTTTACGGGATTAGAGGTCATGATGGTTAGTCGGGACGGATATGTTATTTTCCCTGAATCATCAGTTAATGACAAAGTATCGCTACAGACTCCTGCGGAAATCTCGAAAGGCCCATGGGGTCCTTTTGTGAAAGTCGCATTGCATGCAGGTGTCAGGGGCAATTTTGGGGAGACGGAATCTGAAGGTAGAGATTACTTTGTGTATTCAAAGAAAATTGATAGTCAGTGGAGTATGGTTGCAATCACTGATAAGGAATCTAGCTATGCAACGGTTAGGCATCAGATTATGGAGCAGCTAGCCTATCAATTAATTACCCTCCTAGGAGCAACAATAGTAATTGCCTTGGTTTGCAGAAAAGCCGCAGAACCGATCCAGCTGGCCGCATCAACAATAAAAGAATTTAGCTCTGGAAATTTTGAGGCTAGAATTGCCACAATTCGAAAGGATGAAATAGGAAAGCTATTTGAAGATATTAATCAGACAGGCTATAATCTTAGGAGATTGTTGACTAGTCAGCTAGAACATGCTGTTACTGATCAGCAAATACAAACGGCAACTAATATTCAAAAGAGTTTTGTTATCGAAGATCTCCCGAGCTCCGAGCATGTTGAGCTAGCCGCTGATTTTGATCCTGCCTACGATATTGGTGCCGATTGGTACGATGCTGTTGATTCAGGAGACATTACATACGTAGTAATCGCTGATGTCTGTGACAAAGGCATTGCCTCAGCCTTGTTCATGTCGGTTTTTCGAAGCCTGATCAGGTATTCATTGTTAGATGAAGATAAGGAGTTGGCTTATCAGGGATTGGAAAGATCCTTAGATGATGCGATTACCCAAGTTAATAATTATATGGCCACTAATCATGCTGGATCATCTATGTTTGCCACACTCTTTTTGGGAGCCTTTGAGAAGAGCAAAAATCAATTGAGCTATGTTTGCGCCGGGCACGAGTCGCCAATTATTGTCAGAGAACTAGGCGTATTGGATGAATTGAAAACCACGGGGCCAGCCATTGGTATTTTTGATGGAGCAAAATACGAAGTGAATACAACGGATTTGCAGCCCGGCCAGCTTCTCTTTACCTATACCGATGGACTTGTGGATTCAAGATCACCCTCTGATAAATCATTTGGCCTAGAAGGCGTTAAGGGCGTGCTAGCCAATGTTGATCCAAAAGAAACGACAGCCAAATCTTTGTTGGATCAAATGACAGAGACAGTTAGCCAGCATCGTGCTGACGCTGAGCAGTTCGATGATCTCACAATGCTGGTAATGAAAATTAAATAG
- a CDS encoding pirin family protein, producing the protein MTTTASDLVFRPAAERFHSQLDWLDSWHSFSFSSHYDPAWIGYGPLRVINDDTIAAGRGFGMHPHRDMEIVTVMVEGQLNHRDSMGHAEVLRAGEVQRMSAGTGVVHSEVNEGDQPCRLLQIWIEPSSAGIAPAYGQKLFVIGNGWTPLLDPGQAKGAMAINRPVRLWRAQPDAGETLSLAIESGNQGWIQLIDGAGTADHHALQQGDGLGFNAGQFQTFTAGTGGADLLLFDLR; encoded by the coding sequence ATGACCACCACCGCATCCGATCTGGTGTTCCGCCCGGCCGCCGAGCGCTTCCACAGCCAGCTCGATTGGCTCGACAGCTGGCACAGCTTTTCATTCTCCTCCCACTACGACCCGGCCTGGATTGGCTATGGCCCCCTGCGGGTGATCAACGACGACACCATCGCCGCCGGCAGAGGCTTCGGCATGCATCCCCACCGCGACATGGAGATCGTCACGGTGATGGTGGAGGGCCAGCTAAACCACCGCGATTCGATGGGCCATGCCGAGGTGCTGCGGGCCGGGGAAGTGCAGCGGATGAGTGCCGGTACTGGCGTGGTGCATAGCGAGGTAAACGAGGGTGACCAGCCCTGCCGGCTGCTGCAGATCTGGATCGAGCCCAGCAGCGCCGGTATCGCCCCGGCCTATGGGCAGAAGCTCTTCGTCATTGGCAACGGCTGGACGCCCCTGCTGGATCCCGGCCAGGCCAAGGGCGCCATGGCCATCAACCGCCCCGTGCGGCTCTGGCGGGCCCAACCCGATGCAGGCGAGACGCTCAGTCTGGCGATCGAGAGCGGCAATCAGGGCTGGATCCAGCTGATTGATGGTGCTGGCACGGCCGATCACCATGCTCTGCAGCAGGGGGATGGTCTGGGCTTTAACGCTGGTCAATTTCAGACCTTCACTGCAGGGACTGGCGGAGCCGATCTGCTGCTTTTTGATCTGCGTTGA